A window of Solanum stenotomum isolate F172 chromosome 9, ASM1918654v1, whole genome shotgun sequence genomic DNA:
GACGAAGAAATGCTGACATGACTCTTGTTGTTTTGACTTTCACAATTGCTCAAATATAAGGAGATTTTAAGAAGTTAACAAAATTGATGTTCTGAAGCACAATAGTAATGCACAGGGTGATTGTAAGAAGAAGGTGTCTTGTTTACTGTTTAATACGTAATACATTTGCTGCATTATGTCATTGATTGAAGTTTATGGGGCAATGTGAcatttatatataaagttgTTGTACAATGAAAAAAGTAAGGTTTTCCTTCGTCATTGTTTTACAcgttcttttttctcttttcagcTTTTCTCCTTCACTTCTTTCCCTCCTCTGTGTATCGTCTGCAATTCTTGGTGTTGTCACTTTCTGCTGCGCTGTATGATGGAAAACCAGTCACTTTGTGATGACAACATGGAGGAAGCAGAGTATATATTGCTTGATCTGGATGACCTTCCTTGCGAAATTTACATTCCCCCAAATGCACCATATGTTCTCTCGGTATGATCCCTAGTTCACCTTTTTGTTTCAATGTTTTGATGTTCTTATAGATTCAAAACTAAGTGATAACCCTTTTGgcctttccttttatttcttttgactTGTTAGGTACTCATTGCTTCTTGAAAACTATTGCAATTGCtttgtttctttaattttgtaacttttttttgcAGGGTCTTGACACATTGAACCCCATCTTGACCATCGATGGTAAAATCAAGCTGGTGAGTTGGTGTTTCGAGGCTGATTCAAgttcatttttgtttttaatttttcaatcatgTTTACAGAATTATAATATATCTCCTTAGTGAGATTAGTTGTTCGTGTGGTAATATTCGTATAAAGGTATGTATCTCCTTAGTGACATTAGTCATTACAGTGGTCAGTCATCGTGATCCCCGCTGACATCCTTACACCCCAAAAGGCCGCCACACTTACATCAGTGACATTACACTCACTTTATTGTCTAGCTATTTTTTGCAAAATAGACAATAATGCACTTGAATAAAACTTTATGGCTGATAGGTCTCAGTCCTCACTCCTCACAGTTTTGTCTTCCATTCGTGTGAGGGTTTAGACAGATTGTATCCATTTCAACCCCCTTGTTATTTCTGGTGAGTAGTTAGTTGAGATCTTTCTAGAACAAAAGAGTTGGTGAAGGGAAAACAAAGTAGATATAATGGAGAGTGGGTGTAACAATTGTGGTTATACACTCCAAATATGTTGTATCTTTTGATTATCCTCACATGCATAAGAACCCCCGTTGGGCAATTAAGCTGATTAGCCCATATGTTATTTTCGTACCGTAGAAGTGTGTTTATCTCAACTGTTGTTTATTTATGTTTTGCAGATTGGACAGTATGATGAGACTATTGGCACATGCCTTGTTTTTTATGAAAGTGGTAAGCCATGTTCCTCTCCGCAACATATTATAATAGTAAAAGAGAAGGAATGAGCTACTTTTCTGATTACTTTAATCTAGCTTCAACGTTTGTGGTGGTGTTCCATCTCatcccaaaaaatatttttaaaaaataagaggGAGTTCTTCATTGCCTGTTTCTACCATACAAAAATGTGCCTGGGGTTAGAACTTGATTCTTTATAACTGAACTACAGTTAGATGTTTTTTAGGGCTGTAGATAAGTTTACTGTTTTCTAAATTTGGTTTTCTGGTGTAGTTCTGACTCTGGGCTGCCTCCTGATATCCAAGAATGATAGTTTGTGACAACATTAGGCACATAGTAGACTGTGAACCAGGAAACCTGTCGTTTTAGGTTCATATGAATGGAGTATGATGTTTTTTCTGGAACCTGTCCTCTTAACATGATGTGCATTCGACACAATGGAACATAACGATAGGCGGGGGCCTTCAGAATTTTTTAGTCCACGACTCCTTGGCACATGTCTTTTTTCTATTAAAACTTACATCCAGTATTTCTAGTTTCATGATTTTCGCATATTAGTTGGatgatataaaaaaacaaaagttcTTTAAATCATTCTGGAATTTTATCACCAAGCAAACATTTTTGCAGATACACCTCCGGTGGTCCATGAAGAGGCGGGACCTTCTGAAGCTAACCTTTTCCCAGGAAGGCCCACGTTAGATCCTAAGCAAACCAAGTCCAAACAAGTCAAGCCAGCAACACAGCTTCAAAAGATACTTAAATTCAGGTTGTTGCAGAATAATGAAACTGAAGATGCAAGAGAGAAGCCAAAAGAAGATTAGGTAACCGAGTGTTTTATTAACTTAGATGCTACTACTCGAGAATGTACAGTGGAGTCGAAACAGAGCTATTACGACATAGCAATGGTGTAGCATGGATAATactatcatttttctttattagtaCTAGTATATGTTAACGATGTAGTTGGTTGAGAACTCAGATATTGCACAATGAGCAGCAACTGTATATGGCAGATAGAATCAGTTGGATACAAAAGGCTATTACTATATAATTTTctccttttattattattatcgaTGGAGCTCTCATGCCCTTGTTTACACAATTCTTTCATTGAAtgtaaatataagaaaatacttTGAAATCTTAATATGAAGTAAATGACAATTATGTTGTTTTGGTTTTCAAAATATGGCTATATCTCAATGACCTTGACCCTAACAAGGGTCGTGGTAGAGTGGTAAGTATGCGTTCATCTTTAACCAAAGGTCTCAAGTTTGAGTTCCTTTTGGGTTTGGAGTCACCTTTGTTAGGGAAAGAGTTTTAtcccaatgtgggacttccgATGCGAATTATCGGACATCAGGTGGGAAATCAAAACACCCTATGTGGGACTTTCCAACGCAAATTCGGATCTAGTCGGGCTTCAATGTAGGTACTGGACATCAGGTGGGAAACCAAATAAACCCTTCCAACATGAATCTGAATTTAGTCGGCTTCAATGTAGGTATCGGACATCGGtgagaaaccaaaaataaaaaatgaccttgacatattatttgtccattttaatttgtcaGCAAATCATGCAAAATTCaaagtagacaagtaaaaatgaacgagCAAATAGTTGATAGTACAAGTTATTTTTCCGAAGTCAAAAAATTCAATAGTGAGGATATCTGGGAAAAGGCGTAAATATAAAAAGGTTTAGTATACAAAAAGACAAATAAGCTAAAGTTTAGAGGATCTTACAGTAATTTTCAGAACAAAATCGCAATACATACTGTTGATGTTGGCATTCTCCGTGCAtgctttttaatattttaaaaagccctaaaataatttattcactCAAAATGGCGAAGAACAAAAGTGGCCACCGTAACTCCGCCACTACACGGCGGCTGAAGATGTATAATTGTAGGCCGAAGCGTGATCGGAAGGGCAAAATACTTAagcacaagtatcaatcaaagCAGCTTCCGTCAACACGGATACAACTAGATCCCCGATGGTTCAGTATGTACTCTTCCCAAAAAGTTTTATGAATGCATGTAGAATCTATTCGTTCGTCATTATAAGGTTAATTATAACTTTTAGgttttatatgtaatttatgaTACGAAAATTGGTCGAATTGACGATGTTATTAGTGAATTGGATCGCAGGAGCTGGGTGTATTTATGTTTAAATTTCGCTGaaaatatgttttgattttcttattgttCAATTGCTATTATGGTGGATTAACTTGCTCATAATGGATACTTAGTTTTGTTTATGGAAGAATTATATGTGAATCGTCTGAAATTGATATGATTTTTGGGATTCTACAGTCAATACTCGGGTGATTAGTCAGGAGAAATCGGAATCCTTTAGAGAAGAGATTCAGGATCGGCTTTCAAGCAACTACAATATCATAATGAATGGAAGTAATTTGCCCATGTCCCTTGTGAATGAGCACAAGAAGGTATGTATAGTGTCTTTTCCTTGAGTCTATTTGTTTAAGAACTTGATTTGTTTGTCAATCTCGCTATCCGACTCGTTGTAAACCTTTGTATTGGTCCTGGGATAATTTCTTCTTATTGggccttggtggacagagttacttgGTACGTGTTGGCTTAGACACATTACAACAAATTATTAGTGAGCTTCGTGTTATGTAATATGTATTGAATAGCTCATAAATAAGAACACGAGCTAGATGTTTACTTAACTTGTTTAGTTGGAATAACTTGACttcattaaataacaataaccAACTTTGATTCCGTTAGCTCCCTGATCTTAGCCTATTTTGTTTCTGATGTATTCGAGCTAACACGCCTCTTGTTTGTAATTTTGCATCATCTTGATACTTTTAATTATAACCATGTTAttacttcataaaaaataaagagcaCTAGCTAGATCTTGCTACACTCGTGCTTGATTCCCCTTTTACTAATTTCGTCCTCTTTTACCTTTGTAAAGAAAGGAAAAGTTCATCAACTTGATGACAGTAAGCCTTCTGCTAGATCAAAGAAGAACCACGCAAATCATTTTAAATCATTAGCCAAGAAGGCCGATacgccttaaggtatgaaatgagaATGCACAACATTAAAAGTTTATGCTTGTTGTTGACTTGTTTATGTGTATGCACTTTTGTACTgacaaagaaaaattgtttctaAGTATGCACTTTTAGAATATTAGATTGAAGCttaaaacaaatagaaaatatttgaattcaGTTGATATTTTATCATTCACTAATCAAAAATTCCTTTTGTGAGTCGAGGATCTATttgaaacaatctctctacctcaATATAGGGGCAAGGTCTACGTGCATcttaccctccccaaaccccacttgttTAATTATATTGTGTATGTTGTTAATCAAAAATTTCTTTTGCAGATTGCCCCTCCCATGATTCATGAAGATACAGACTCGATCCGACCTTTTTTTCCCAAGATAATTCAAGTGACAGGCCAACATCAGATTGGATAACTCGGATTTTAGTAAATTAGTAGATACTTCAGTTTATTCGAGAACTTTAGGGAAGTAAAAGTAGAGTCTTATATAAATATCAAGAAGACAACTATGGTACTTAGTTTTTAGGAATGTTTGGTAGAACAATGACTATTGACAATTGCTGTTGATTTTAAGAtttttgttggagaaattgTTTCAGAGAGGTTTTCTGTGTTGATACATAGATTTGATAGAGGAGATTATGAAAAGGAGAAGCAAGATATTGAAGATTATGTAAAGAAGGTGGacaagtttattttttcagaaattcAAGTCAAGGGGAAGATTTGTTCTTatcataaataggttttccttttaggaaaatgttttggattggctagtccttttcttgtaggaaaaggtttaggactctataaatagaggcatgttccttctaacttaatcaacattcacaatgtagtcttaagggttttgagagttttggttagggGGAGAATTTGTGAGTCACAAGCTTGATATGTTATTACTTGTATGAACCTCCCATGTATttcgagtgaattggttgaggttatttatctctatattttgtactctcatgtttatatagtggattgctcatctcctttgtggacgtaaatcgattgaccgaaccacgttaaatctttgtgttttttggtatatttctcgtttgtcttcttactcatggtcttttgaggtttgctttgctagcttccgcatgacATCTGCTTATATAAGGTCCTAACCATAGGCGAATCcagaattttaagaaaatgggTGCACTATTGCTttagaatttcattttttttttttgaaaaaacgaGTGTAATtagttactaaaaaaaattgaagtgaatTGTGGCTGGCTGGGATTGAACTCAGGACCTTGGTGTTAAAATCTGGCTGTCAAACCAGTGAACCATCCAACAACTTTAAGAACGGGCTCAACAAGTGTTTATTTAATAtgttctttaataattatacaagTAATATATCGAGTTTAGTCAAAGTACCCGGGTTCGGCTGACCCAATTTTTACACATAAATTCGCCACTGGTCCTAACATAACTCCTCTATgagttgattttgttttcattctGAGTTTGTTTAACGTTCACTTTCCAGAAGttcttttggattttgatatCACTGTGaattttttgattaaaaaaaatgtggcaCGATTAGCTACGCACTTTTTATGTCCAACTTCGCAACATCATTGCCCGTGGGGGGATATGAGTGAATTTAGCAAATGTACGGTTATTTTGTTGGTTGTCGAAAACTTGATCAAATGGTCATTCTTAGCAACAAATTATATGTCTTACAATGCAAAATCCATATTGTGTACTGTAACACTTTTACTTGTGCCCGTCGTACGAGACTTGCTTAGTGTAATTTATCTCTCCTATGTGATTATACTTGAGTTTATCCAATGTGCTTTGAATTTCACTAAGAACCAAGACTCACAATCTACTAAGCTTTATATTGATTTAAAGTTAATCGTGACGGAAAGCTCAAAGCAAAGCCAACAGTAAGTCCGGAGCAGGAGCATTAGGGTAGGCATTGGCCACTGCATGGTGAAATTTAGCAAGTTGCCAGAAACCAACATCATCTACCCGGCAAGAGTTGTGCTCACCAGGTAAATCCGGAGAAGGAGAATTGAACTCTAGTCATGTTTCTTACTCGATTGTAATTTGTCCTTCATATTATTTGCTCCATGCATTGGTTTTACCGCTCAAAAGTTTATTAGAGCACTTCCCCATTTGCTTATATTATCATTGTTAagcttaaaatataaaaaaattactcaacAAACAAACACTTATAAAACATGTTTTACAAAAGTATTTTcggtgaaaaagaaaatgactttcGTTATATCAGTCACCAAATACACTTAAATTGTTCATAATAAAGTGAATGATGTCAATTGAAGTGTATTTATTCGTATATCTTCGTTCGTAAATATATTTAAAGTCATTATGCATCCGAAAAAACTCTAACTCATCCTATCCCAAACAACATAACTCACCCCGCCCTATTGCAATCTCAACTCGAAAAAGTTCCAAATTTCTAATTATAGGAAGAAGagcaaaattgaagaaaaaacaaattagtATATCACCCGCAAACAATGTAGCCCGCCCCGTCCTaaggaaaaagagtaaaattgaaaaaaaaacaaattagtaTATCACCCGCAAACAACGTAGCCCGCCCTGCCCTaaggaaaaagagtaaaattgaagaaaacaaaCTTAGTATACCAAAACATAAATAAGCTAAAGTTAAAGAAGCTTAGAGTAATTTTCTAAACCAACAAATTCACACATATTGAAAAGCTAGGTTTTAGCTCTAACGCCTCCTCTTCTTTGTGGAGTGTATACTCCAAACCGGCCGAGACGACTGAGGTATAAACGCTAATCGCCGATTCCTAAACCCTAGTTTTGTTCTTCGTA
This region includes:
- the LOC125875637 gene encoding uncharacterized protein LOC125875637, with product MMENQSLCDDNMEEAEYILLDLDDLPCEIYIPPNAPYVLSGLDTLNPILTIDGKIKLIGQYDETIGTCLVFYESDTPPVVHEEAGPSEANLFPGRPTLDPKQTKSKQVKPATQLQKILKFRLLQNNETEDAREKPKED
- the LOC125875638 gene encoding nuclear/nucleolar GTPase 2-like, coding for MAKNKSGHRNSATTRRLKMYNCRPKRDRKGKILKHKYQSKQLPSTRIQLDPRWFINTRVISQEKSESFREEIQDRLSSNYNIIMNGSNLPMSLVNEHKKKGKVHQLDDSKPSARSKKNHANHFKSLAKKADTP